The DNA segment CGTGGCGGGCGACGTGACCCGTGAAGACGATCAGCGCCGCGTCCTGGCCGAGGTCACGCGCCTTCACGGCGGTCTGGACGTGCTGGTCAACAACGCAGGCCTGATTCAGAGCGGACCGCTGGCCAACATGACCGAGGCCGATTTCCGCCGGAGCATGGAGGTCAACGCCTTCGCGCCGCTGCTGCTGACCCGGCTGGCCGTGCCCGAACTGCGCCGCCGGGGCGGGCGGGTGCTGCTGGTGTCCTCGGTGGGCGGCAAGGTGGCGGTGCCGCATCTGGCCCCCTACAGTGTCAGCAAGTTCGCCCTGACGGGGATCGGGCAGGCCCTGCGCGCCGAACTGGCCGGGGACGGCATCGGCGTGACCACCGTCTGCCCCACCGTCATGCGAACGGGCAGCCCGCGACAGGCCGAGGTCAAGGGGCAGGCCCAGAAGGAATACGCGCTGTTCGCCACGGTGGACAACTTCCCGCTGATCTCGCTGGACGCCCGTGAAGCTGCCCAGCGGATGGTGGACGCCCTGGTGCGCGGCGACGCCGAAGCAATGGTGGGGGGTTCTGCCGCACTGCTCAGGTACGCCCAGGCCCTGGCCCCGCAGCTCACCGCCGATCTGCTGGCGCTGGGAACCCGTCTGTTGCCTGCCCCCACCCAGAGTGATGAGGCTGTCCTGGGCAAGGAGGCTGAAACGCCATTGACCCGCCGCAACCCCATCAAGAACGGGGCCGAGCGGGAACTCAACGAGCTGGGCGGGCAGGACGGGGGAGAGTTGGCCTGACGTTCCGGGGAGAATCTGCCTGGGGTAAGCGGGAAAACAGTCGCGCTGCCAGGGTCAGAACGTCTCCAGCACAGGGCTGTTCTCTCTGACGGATCCGCCTTTCCAGCCTGCTTTTGAGGGATGCAAGATTTTTCACGCTCCAGGAGGCTCAAGACCCTGTTTGTAAGTGTGGCGCAAGGAACAGGGGGGTATAACGGGGTGAGATGACCCACTCCTGTCCCCTGCCCCTGCTCAGCCGAGGCCAGCACCTGTGACTGCCCTGCTGCTGGCGGCTCTGTTCGTGGTGGGCCTGCTGCTGCTGGTCCGCTTCCCGGAGCGCGCCCTGAACGTCCTGGCCACCTTGCTGGGACTGGGTCTGGTGGTGACCCTGGTGTTGCTGGCACATAGCGGCGCGGCGCAGGGCAGTCCCTGGACCGCCGCGCTGGACCGGGCACAGGGCGCACTGGGCGTGCTGGCCGTGATCGTGGGCGGCAGCCTGATTTCGCTCCGTCAGTCCTCCTCCCTGCCCGCGCAGCCCGCGCGCCGCAAGGAAATCAAGATGCCCAGCGGCAAGCCCACGCGGGTCTCGCGCGCCCCTACCCTGACGCGCCGCAGCACGCTGTCGGCCACCAAGGCGGACCTCAGATTCCAGGATTACGAGGTCATGGACCGTATCGGCATCGGCGGGATGGGCAGTGTGTACCGCGCCAGGCGCAACAGCGACGGGCGCATCGTGGCCCTGAAAGTGCCGCAGGAAAAGTATCTGGCCGACGCCAAATTCGTCAAACGCTTTTACCGCGAGGCCGAAGTTCTCAAGAGATTCAACCACCCCAACATCGTGCGGGTCTACGACTACCGCATGCAGGACCCCGAGCATTACATCGCCATGGAATTCCTGGACGGTGACAGCCTGGAAGCCCTACTGGAAGACAGCACCCTGGGCTTTAACGAGTCGGTGCAGGTGATCCGTGCCCTGGCCGACGCGCTGCGCCATATCCACATGCAGAACGTGGTTCACCGCGACATCAAACCCGGCAACGTGATGATGCTCAAGAACGCCTTTCAAGGCGGCCAACTGCGTGAAGGCGGCGTCAAGCTGATGGACTTCGGTATCGCGGTGGGCAAGGTCCTGACCCGCCTGACCATGACGGGCGCGCGGGTGGGTACCCCGATCTACATGGCCCCCGAACAGGCCAAGGGCAACCGCGTGGACGCCCGCAGCGACGTGTACTCCCTGGGCCTGCTGGCCTACGAGATGGTCAGTGGCCAGACCGCCTTTCGGGGCAGTTACGAGGCTGTGGTGCATCAGCAGGTCTTCGAATCTCCCAAGCCGCCCAAGCAGGTGCGGCTGGAAGTGCCGGGCCGCCTGAACGACCTGATCCTGAACATGATCGAGAAGGACCCGGCGCAGCGTCCCACCCTGGACGAGGTGATCACCCGCATTGACGCAGGGGTTCTAAGTGATGAGGTTTTCGGCGATCCGCTGGCCCTGGCCATGAGCGTGCAAGAAAAACGCGGCACCGTGCGTCTGCTGGACCTGCACGGCAAGCTGCGTGCCAGCCTGTGCGATCAGGGCGGCAGTACGGCACAGGGCCTGCCCAGCGTGCCCAATGCCCTGGCTGGGGACGCGGAAGGCAACCTGTACGTGACCTTGCAGGAATACCGCCAGGGCAAGTCGGGCGCGCTGGTCCGCAAGCTGGACCCACAGGGCCAGGAACTGCTGTCCTTCGGCCCCTACGGCTTGGGCGAGGGTGAACTGCTGCAACCGCTGGACATCGCCTTTACCCAGGGCCACATCTACGTGTTGGACGGCGAGGCGCACCATATCGTCGTGTACAACACTGCCGGACAGTTCGTGCGCCGCTTCGGCGGGCGTGGGCAGGGTCTCGGCCGCTTCGACAAGCCGCGCCGCATGGTGGCCTCGCCGGACGGGCACCTGTACGTGCTGGACACGGGCAACAACGAGGTCCAGAAGTTTACCGCGCAGGGCGAGTACCTCAGCCGCTATGCCTTCCGGCTGGACCGCCACAGCGAGGGCCTGCGCACGCTGGAGGGCTTGGGCGTGGACCGCCACGGCGCGGTGTACATCGTGGACGGCGTGGCCCGCAAACTGCGCAAGATCGAGGCCGACGGCACCCCCGGCGTGACCTTCTCGCTGGACACCCTGGTGGGCGAACCCACCGAGGCCCCGTGGCTGATC comes from the Deinococcus sp. AJ005 genome and includes:
- a CDS encoding SDR family oxidoreductase, with the protein product MRIPRRLILAAAVTAIAMRRKFIPPYDLTGKSVLITGGSRGLGLALAAEFLKRGATLTLMARDPAELERAAQQLGGGRRVQTVAGDVTREDDQRRVLAEVTRLHGGLDVLVNNAGLIQSGPLANMTEADFRRSMEVNAFAPLLLTRLAVPELRRRGGRVLLVSSVGGKVAVPHLAPYSVSKFALTGIGQALRAELAGDGIGVTTVCPTVMRTGSPRQAEVKGQAQKEYALFATVDNFPLISLDAREAAQRMVDALVRGDAEAMVGGSAALLRYAQALAPQLTADLLALGTRLLPAPTQSDEAVLGKEAETPLTRRNPIKNGAERELNELGGQDGGELA
- a CDS encoding protein kinase; the protein is MTALLLAALFVVGLLLLVRFPERALNVLATLLGLGLVVTLVLLAHSGAAQGSPWTAALDRAQGALGVLAVIVGGSLISLRQSSSLPAQPARRKEIKMPSGKPTRVSRAPTLTRRSTLSATKADLRFQDYEVMDRIGIGGMGSVYRARRNSDGRIVALKVPQEKYLADAKFVKRFYREAEVLKRFNHPNIVRVYDYRMQDPEHYIAMEFLDGDSLEALLEDSTLGFNESVQVIRALADALRHIHMQNVVHRDIKPGNVMMLKNAFQGGQLREGGVKLMDFGIAVGKVLTRLTMTGARVGTPIYMAPEQAKGNRVDARSDVYSLGLLAYEMVSGQTAFRGSYEAVVHQQVFESPKPPKQVRLEVPGRLNDLILNMIEKDPAQRPTLDEVITRIDAGVLSDEVFGDPLALAMSVQEKRGTVRLLDLHGKLRASLCDQGGSTAQGLPSVPNALAGDAEGNLYVTLQEYRQGKSGALVRKLDPQGQELLSFGPYGLGEGELLQPLDIAFTQGHIYVLDGEAHHIVVYNTAGQFVRRFGGRGQGLGRFDKPRRMVASPDGHLYVLDTGNNEVQKFTAQGEYLSRYAFRLDRHSEGLRTLEGLGVDRHGAVYIVDGVARKLRKIEADGTPGVTFSLDTLVGEPTEAPWLISVGPEGQIYAVRQGGQVLRTISSAGDPISSRDMYAPVQAMTLLDRPHSGVGQPQPGKSVAERLSPAQPGEDKATSAQLGPQAAASL